A region of the Ornithinimicrobium ciconiae genome:
CCTATGCCGTCTACGGCTTCCCCCTGGCCCAGGCCTGTGCCGACGCCGGCACCCACTACGCGGACCTGACCGGGGAGGTCCTGTTTGTCCACCGCACCGTGTCGGAGCTGCACGAGCGAGCACGTGCGTCAGGCGCGCAGATCGTGCATGCCTGCGGGTTCGACTCCGTCCCCTCCGACCTTGGCGTCTGGCTCACGGCGCGCCAGGCCCGCGCCGACGGGGCAGGAGGACTCACCGACACCGAGCTGGTGGTCCGACGGCTGCGTGGAGGCCTGTCGGGTGGCACCATCGACTCGATGCGTCAGCAGGTGTTGGCGGTCCGTGCCGACGCCAGCGCGGCGCAGCTCCTCTCCGATCGGGATGCGCTGTCCGGCAACGGATCACCCGACACGGTTGAGCAGAGCGCCACTGCGCAGGGGAGAACGGAGCGGCAGGCGCCCCAGAGGCGGGGTCGCGGCCTGGGCCCGGTGCGTCAGGAACCCGGCAGCGACCGGTGGCGGGTGCCCTTCTTCATGGGCTCCTTCAACGTGCCGATCGTGCGGCGCTCGCACGCCCTGACCCCCACGGGCTATGGCCCCCGTTTCCGGTATCGCGAGCTGCAGGACACCGGGGCAGGAGTGCGGGGCGCGGTCCGCGGCGCGGGCACGATGGCGGCACTCGCTGGGGTGGGTGTGGGACTGTCGCTCGCCCCCACCCGGGCGGTGCTGGACCGGCTCCTGCCAGCGCCTGGGCAGGGCCCCTCACCCGAGCAGCGGGCCCGTGGCGCCTTCCTGATGGAGATCACCGCGCAGAGCGAGTCGGGGGTGACCTACCGCACGATGGTCGGTGCCCCGCTCGACCCCGGGTATAACGGCACGGCAGTCATGCTGGGCCAGTCGGCTCTCGCGCTGGCCGCGGGCGAGGGAGCCGGCGGAGGCGTGCTGACACCCGCGACGGCCCTCGGGGAGGCGCTGGTCCTACGGCTCCGCGCGCACGGGTTCACCCTTGAGACCGAGACCGTCGCGGGCGGCTCGCGAAGTTAGTCCCGCAGAGGGATGCGCTCCACGCCGTCAGCGAGTGTGCGCCAGCTGCGGGGGAGGGTGTGGCCTTGGCCACGTTCCGGAATTCCCGGGCGGGGTCGGCCGTTACCAAACTGTGACCTGCCGCCGGAGTCGGGCACATCCATTTCCGCACCACCTGCAAGGAACCGCCACGATGCGCCGCATCAGCCAGTCAGCCCGCACCTTCTTCGTCAGCAACGCCGCGCGTCGTCAGCGTCGCGCCGAGCGCACCCTGTTCGCGGCCATCGCCACTCGGCCCGAGAACGTGCGCAACGAACTGCTCGAGATGGCGTCGCGCGCGAACTGACGCGCGCCACCTGAACTGACCGGTGCGGCCCGACTAGTGTCGGGACCGTGCTGCACCGGAGACTGACATATGGGTGAGCGGGCCCGCGAGGCCGCTCGCCCCACCGGACGTCCTAGCTCCCAGCCCGGAACTGAGGCGACGAGTCCACAGACCACGGCTGAGACGACGAACCCACAGACGACGCTGCTCCTTGACCGGGCCAACGTCTGGCGCGTCGCCTGGACGGTCGTCGCGGTCTTTCTGCTCGTCCGCCTCCTGCTCTTTGTGCAACGGGACGGCGGGAGCATCCTGGGCATGGTGATCCTGGCGTGGGCGGCGAGCCTGGCCCTCGAGCCTGCGGTCAGTCGCCTGGCCCGGCACATGAAGCGTGGCTGGGCAACGCTCGTCGTACTGGTGACCCTGGCCGGCGCCGCAGCACTCTTTCTGTATCTCTTCGGCGGGATGCTGGCCGAGCAGTTGCGGACCTTCGTCGAGAGCCTGCCCTCCTATGTCGACAGCCTCAACAGCATGCTCTCGGAGTACCTCGACACCGACGCACTGCTCAAGCGCGTGGGGGAGCCGCTGGACTTCGGGGCGGTGGCGACCAGCGTGGCCGGAGGCGTGTTCAGCGTTGTCGCCACGCTGCTCGGCAGCCTCTTCTCCGTCTTCACGTTCGCGTTCTTCGTCTTCTATCTGACCGCAGACGGCCCCCGGCTGCGCAGCTGGCTGGCCCGGCTCTTTCCACCCGGTCAGCAGGAGGTCTTCACGACCGTCTGGGACCTGGCGATCGCCAAGACGGGGGGCTATGTGGCGGCACGCGTCGTCCTGGCAGCCTGCTCGGCCGTGGCAACCTCGCTGTTCCTGTTGGTCATCGACATGCCCTACTGGCTGCCGTTGGGCATCTGGACCGGGGTGGTGGCGGCCTTCGTCCCCACGATCGGCACCTATATCGCCGTTGCCCTGCCGGTCTTGGTCGGCCTGGTCGGAGAGAATCCGGCCCAGGGGCTTTTCGTCCTCATCTTCGCCACGGTCTATCAGCAGGTCGAGAACCTCCTCCTCGAGCCACGCATCAGCGCCAGGGCCGTGGAGGTGCATCCGGCGATCGCCTTCGGTTCGGTGATGCTGGGAGCTGCTCTCTTCGGGGTGGCCGGTGCGTTTGTCGCGGTTCCGGCTGCCGCCCTCGGCGTCGCACTGCTGGAGATCTACACGCGGAAGTATGAGGTCGTCGAGGACGGGGACACTACGGCAGAGGGGGACACCGCGGGAAAGGATGTGTCCGCCTGAGACGATGGCCCGGTGCGCGACCTCACCACCGAACTCTTTGACGCAGTCCTCTTCGACAATGACGGCACCTTGATCGACTCACGCGGACCGGTCGTGCGCTCGTGGGTGGCGTGGGCGGTGGACCACGGGGTGCCTCCCGAGTCCCTGGTCGGCTTCCACGGCGTGCCGAGCAGCGGGATCGTCGCCGCGGTCGCCCCGCACCTGGACCCGGTGGCCGCCACCGCCGACATCGACCGCCGCGAGCTGGCCGACCTCGAGGGTGTCGTCGCGCTGCCGGGTGCAGCGGAGGCGGTCGCCGCAGTGGGATGGCGCGGCGCCATCGTGACCTCAGCCAGCCGTGAGCTGCTCCAGCTGCGACTGGCCGCCGCGGGATTCACCGCGCCCGAGGTGATGATCACGGCCGATGACATCACCAGGGGCAAGCCGGACCCCCAGCCCTATCACCTCGCCGCACAGCAACTGGGTGTCGACCCCACCCGCTGTCTCGTCGTCGAGGACGCACCGGCCGGGCTGCGTTCCGGCCGCGCCGCTGGCGCCGCGACGATCGCGGTGGTCACCACCTCGACCGCCGAGGAGCTCGAGCCGTTGGCGGATCTGGTCGTCGAGGACCTGTCTGCAGTGTCCTTTGCCTTGTCCGAGGACGGGGTCCGCGTCGTCCTGCGGTGACGTCGGTCTCGCCTTGTAAGGTGCGACTGCGGCGGGAGTGAACCCGTCGGCGGCGAGGCAAAGGAGCCTTTGTGCTGATCGGTGTTCCCACGGAGTCCACCCCGGGCGAGACCCGCGTGGCCGCGACTCCCGAGACGGTGGGGCGGCTCAGAGCCCTCGGCCACGAGGTCATCGTGCAGGAGGGGTCCGGGGAGCGCGCCAGCTATCCCGACGAGCTGTATGCCGGTGCGGGGGCGACGCTCGACCCCGGCCCGGGGGTCTGGGATGCCGATCTGGTCATCAAGATCGACGCCCCCGACGAGGAGGAGGTCCGGCGGCTTCGCCAGGGGGCGGTGCTGGCCAGTCAGCTGAGTCCCGCGCAGCGCCCGGAGCTGCTCGAGCTGCTGGCGACACAGGGGGTCACTGCCCTGGCCATGGACGCCGTGCCCCGCATCTCACGGGCCCAGTCGCTGGACGTCCTGTCGTCGATGACCAATATCGGCGGCTACCGGGCCGTCATCGAGGCCGCGCATGAGTATGGCTCGGTGTTCACGGGCCAGCACACCGCTGCCGGATCCGTGCCACCGGCCAAGGTTTTTGTGATCGGGGCCGGTGTCGCCGGCCTGGCCGCCATCGGGACCGCCAGCAGCCTCGGCGCCGTGGTGCGTGCCTTTGACATCCGTCCCGAGACCGGTGAGCAGGTCGAGTCCATGGGCGCCGAGTTCGTCCAGATCGACCTCAGTGACCAGGACACCAGCACCGACGGCTACGCCAAGGAGATGGGTGAGGACCTGCAGCGGCGAGCCATGGAGGTCTATGCCCGCGAGTGCGCCGCCGCCGACATCGTCATCACCACGGCGCTCATCCCCGGCCGGCCCGCTCCCCAGCTCGTGACCGCCGACACCGTCGCAGCGATGCGCCCGGGCAGCGTCATCGTCGACATGGCCGCCCGCAACGGTGGCAACTGCGAGCTCACCGAGCCCGGTCAGGTGGTGAGCACCCACAACGGCGTCAAGATCGTCGGCTACACCGACCTGCCGGTGCGACTGCCCACCCAGGCCTCGCAGCTCTATGGCACCAATATCGTCAACCTGGTGGCTCTGCTGACCCCGGGCAAGGACGGCACCTTCGTCCTCGACCTCGACGACGAGGTGCAACGAGGGCTGACCGTCGCCCACCAGGGCGACGTGCTCTGGCCGCCACCCCCGGTCACGGTGTCAGCGGCCCCTCCCGCACCGGAACCAGCCGCGGAGCCCACCGCTGAGCCCGCCACGAAACCACCCTCCAGAGACCCCCGTCGCAGGATGCTTGCCGGCGGACTGGCGGCCGTGCTCTTCGCTCTCGTCGCGAGCGTCTCGCCACCCGCCTTCCTCGGGCACTTCACGGTCTTCGCCCTGGCCGTCATCGTCGGCTTCTATGTCATCAGCAATGTGACGCACGCGCTGCACACGCCGCTGCTGGCTGAGACCAACGCCATCAGCGGCATCATCCTGGTCGGGGCGATCCTGCAGGTCGGCAACGACAACCTCCTGGTCCGTGTGCTGGCGCTGGGCGCCACGGTGGTCGCCAGCATCAACGTCTTCGGCGGGTTCGCGGTGACCGGGCGGATGCTGCGCATGTTCCGCAGGGAGGAGGCGGTATGAGCCTCAACCTGGTGCAAGCGGCATACATCATCGCCGCGGTGCTCTTTGTCCTCTCCCTGGCTGGCCTGTCCCAGCACGAGAGCGCCCGGCGCGGCAACGCCCTGGGCATCGTCGGCATGACGATCGCGCTGGGAGCCACCATCTGGCTGGCCGTCGAGCGCGCCGACAACCCCGGGCTGACCCTCGCGCTCATCATCGCGGCGATGGCCCTCGGAGCCAGCATCGGCCTGTGGCGTGCCCGCGTGGTGGAGATGACCGGGATGCCGCAGCTGATCGCCATGCTGCACAGCTTCGTCGGCATCGCGGCCGTGCTCATCGGCTACAACGCCTACCTCGAGCCGGGGCTGCTGACCGGATCGGAGGAGACCGTCCACCTCGTCGAGGTCTTCCTCGGCATCTTCATCGGCGCGGTGACCTTCACCGGATCCGTGGTCGCTGCCCTCAAGCTCAGCGCCCGGATCAACTCCAACCCGCTGATGCTCCCGCACCGTCACCTGCTCAACCTGGTGGCCCTGCTGGTCTCGGCCGGGCTGCTCGCCTGGTTCGTGATGAGCCACGCGCTGCTGCCGCTGGTGCTCATGACGGTGATCGCGCTGGCCTTCGGCTGGCACCTGGTCGCCTCGATCGGTGGTGGAGACATGCCGATCGTCGTCTCGATGCTCAACAGCTACTCAGGGTGGGCCGCCGCAGCGGCCGGCTTCATGCTCGGCAACGACCTGCTCATCGTCACCGGCGCGCTCGTGGGCTCCTCGGGTGCGATCCTGTCCTATCTCATGTGCCAGGGCATGAACCGCTCGTTCATCTCGGTGATCGCCGGTGGCTTCGGCGGCGAGGGTGCGACCTTCGAGGGGGACCAGGACTACGGCGAGCACCGGGAGTCCAACGCGGCGGAGGTCGCCGAGCTGCTCCGTGCCGCGAAGTCCGTCGTGATCACTCCTGGTTATGGCATGGCGGTGGCCCGGGCGCAGTATCCCGTCGCGGATCTGACTGCCCGTCTGCGCAAGCAGGGCACCGAGGTCCGCTTCGGCATCCACCCGGTGGCTGGGCGGCTGCCCGGCCACATGAACGTGCTGCTCGCCGAGGCCAAGGTGCCCTACGACATCGTGCTCGGCATGGACGAGATCAACGCGGACCTGCCGGACACCGACGTCGTCCTGGTCATCGGCGCCAACGACACCGTCAACCCGGCCGCGGTCGACGAACCCGGCTCGCCCATCGCCGGCATGCCGGTGCTGGAGGTGTGGAAGGCCCAGGATGTCGTGGTGCTCAAGAGGTCGATGGCCAGCGGCTATGCCGGGGTGCAGAACCCGCTGTTCTTCCGCGACAACACGCGGATGCTCTTCGGTGACGCCAAGGAAGCCGTCGAGTCGGTGCTCAAACTCCTGTGAGCGCAGACGTGATGGGTGAGTCAGCCGGCACGGCGCACGGCGGTCCCGACACGATCGTCACGCGCCGACGGGTCGGCACCTCCTGTTCACCTCAGCGTTGCAGACTCAGCAGGTGACCGAGCGTGCGCCCCGCATCCCCGCAGTCTTTCTCGCCGGGGACCGTGCCCCGGCGCCGCGGACCCTGCTCGACGTCTTCCGTCGCACAGTCGAGGACGCACCGGACGCCCTCGCCCTGGACAGTGGCGCCCAGACCCTGACCTATGCCGAGTTCCTGGACACGGCGGAGCAGCTGGCCGGGCGGCTGGCCGAGGCCGGGATCGGTCGCGGAGCCCGGGTCGGGGTGCGGATCAAGTCCGGCACGACCGACCTCTATGTGGCCATCATCGGGACCCTGCTGGCCGGCGCCGCCTATGTGCCCGTCGACGCGGACGACCCCGACGAGCGGGCTCAGGTGGTCTTTGCCGAGGCCGATGTGGCCGCGGTCCTCGGCAACGACCTGAGCATCACCCCCCGCGCCGGTGGTCCGACGGGGACGCCGGGGGAGCGGCCACGACCCGAGGACGACGCGTGGGTCATCTTCACCTCGGGCTCGACCGGCACCCCCAAGGGGGTGGCCGTCACGCACCGCAGCGCCGCCGCCTTCGTCGACGCCGAGGCACGGATGTTCCTGCAGGAGCACCCGATCGGTCCCCGGGACCGGGTCATGGCCGGCCTCTCGGTCGCATTTGATGCCAGCTGTGAGGAGATGTGGTTGGCGTGGGCCTATGGCGCGTGCCTGGTCCCCGCGCCTCGGTCCCTGGTCCGCTCCGGGGTGGACGTCGGTCCCTGGCTGGTCGCCAACGACATCACGATTGTCTCCACGGTGCCCACCCTCGTCGCGCTGTGGCCACCCTCGTCACTGGACCGGGTGCGCCTGCTCATCATGGGTGGAGAGGCCTGCCCCGCGGAGCTGGCGGCGCGCTTGCAGGCTCCAGGTCGCGAGGTGTGGAACACCTACGGCCCGACCGAGGCCACCGTGGTCGCCTGCGGTGTCATCCTGGACGGGAGCGACCCGGTCCGCATCGGACTGCCGCTCGACGGCTGGGACCTGGCTGTCGTCGACGGTGAGGGGCACCCGGTCGCAGAGGGCGCCTCCGGCGAGCTGATCATCGGTGGTGTCGGGCTGGCCCGCTATCTCGACCCCGCCAAGGATGCGGAGAAGTATGCCGCGATGCCCACCCTGGGGTGGGAGCGCGCCTATCGCTCCGGAGATGTCGTGGTCAACGACCCGGTCGGGTTGCTCTTTGCCGGACGCGCGGACGACCAGATCAAGCTCGGCGGTCGCCGCATCGAGCTGGGCGAGATCGACGGGCAACTGCTGCGCCTGCCCGGCGTGGCAGGTGCCGCCGCGGCCGTGCGCAAGACCACGTCCGGCAACCAGCTGCTGGTGGGCTATCTCGCGGTCGATGACAGCTATGACTCAGAGACCGCCCTGGCCCTGTTGCGTGAGCGGATGCCTGCTGCGCTGGTGCCGCGACTGGCCGTGGTCGATGACCTGCCGACCAAGACCTCCGGCAAGGTCGACCGCGATGCGCTGCCCTGGCCGCTGCGCAAGACCGGTGCCGGCCCGCAGGGGTTGACCACGCTGCAGACCTGGATCGCCGAGATCTGGGGTGACGTCCTCGGCGCGGAGGTGACCTCGCCCAAGGACGACTTCTTCGACTTCGGCGGGGGATCGCTCACGGCCGCCCAGACGGTGGGGCGGCTGCGGGAGCGCTATCCCGAGGTGGCCGTCGGTGACCTGTATCGCAACCCACGGGTGGGCTCCCTGGCCACCGCCCTGGAGAAGCTGGGGCCGGGACCGGCCAGGACCGACCGCACCATCCCACCGATCCGGCGCAAGACCCAGGTCGGGCAGCTGCTGGCACTGCTGCCGCTGCGCACGCTCGCCGCGGCCCGGTGGATCGCCTGGGTGCTGCTCGGCGCCTCCCTGGCCCACGGCATACTCGACCTGCCCTGGGTGCCCGGGCCGCCGCTGTCGCTGGTGGCGCTGACCGCCCTGGTCTTCCTGGTCCCGCCGGTGCGGATGGCCCTGGCGGCCGCGCTGATCCGCACGGTGCTGCACGGGGTCGGCCCCGGCTCCTGGCCGCGTGGCGGCAAGGTGCACCTGCGGGTCTGGCTCGCCGGGCACATCCAGGACGAGCTCGCTGCGGTCTCCGTCGCCGGGGCCCCGTGGCTGCAGTGGTATGCCCGGCTCCTAGGTGCCCGGATCGGCCCGGGGGTGGACCTGCACGCCCTGCCGCCCGTCACCGGGATGCTGGAGATCGGCAAGGAGGCCTCGTTGGAGCCGGAGGTGGACCTCACCGGCTACTGGATCGATGGCGACCGGGTGCACATCGGGCCGATCACCATCGGTGCCCGGGCCCGCATCGGGGCGCGCAGCACCCTGGGTCCCGGTGCCCAGGTGGGGGCCGGGGCGGTCATCGCCCCAGGATCCTTCGTCCCCGCAGCCGTGCCGGCCGGGCAGACCTGGTCCGGTGCCCCGGCAGAGCAGGTCTCAGAGACCGCCCGTGGTCCCTGGTCCCTGGATCGTCCCCCGCGGGGTCGGCACTGGTGGCTGGGCTATGCCCTGGCCGGCGTCGTCGTCGCCGGGCTGCCCCCCCTGGCCGCGGTCGCCGGCGCTGCGACCGTGTGGCCCACGCTGCGAGCCTCGGAGACGTGGCAGCAGGCCCTGACGGCCGGGCTGCCCTGGCTGCCGCTGGCCGCCCTGGTCGGCTATGCCGTGCTCGGACTCCTCGTGCTGCTGGTGGTCCGGCTGTGCTCCCTGGGCCTGCGGCCAGGCTTCTATCCGACGCGCTCGGCCTCGGGGCTGCGGATCTGGTTGACCTTCCGCGTCCTGGACGAGGCACGCACCTGGCTCTTCCCCTACTACTCCGGGGCCTTCACCCCGCTCTGGTTGCGGTTGCTCGGAGCACGGGTCGGCCGGGGGGTGGAAGCCTCAACGGTCCTGCTGATCCCCAAGCTCGCCCACATCAACGACCACGCCTTCCTCGCCGACGACACACTGGTCGGCTGCTATGAGCTCGGCGGCGGGTGGATCCGCGTCGAGCACGTCAAGATCGGCAAGCGGGCCTTCGTCGGCAACTCCGGCATGGTCTCGGCGGGACGCAAGGTCCCGCGTGAGTCGCTCGTCGCGGTGCTGTCCGCCGCCCCGCAGCGCACGAGAGTGACCAAGGGCTCCTCCTGGCTGGGCAGCCCGCCGACCAAGCTGCGCCGGGCCGCAGACACGGTCGACTCCAGCCGCACCTATGACCCGCCGACCCGCCTCAAGGTCTATCGCGGCCTGGTCGAGACCTGCCGGCTGGTGGTCCTGCTCCTCCACGTGGTCCTGCACGTGGCTGTGGGGGCGACCCTGCTAGTCCTGCTGGCGTGGCACCCGCTGGCTGCGGTTGCCCTCGGTGGGGTGGTGCTGATGCTGGCCGGGCTGGCAGCGGCGCTGCTCACAGTGGCCGCGAAGTGGGCCCTGGTGGGACGGCATACGACTCAGGACCACCCGTTGTGGTCCGGTTTCGTGTGGCGCAGCGAGCTGGCCGACACCTTCACCGAGGTGCTGGCCGCCCCCTGGTTTGCCTCGGTCACCCAGGGCACGGTGGCCCTCAACGTGTGGCTGCGCCTGCTGGGCGCCGAGATCGGCCGCGGAGTGTGGTGCGAGAGCTACTGGCTGCCCGAGCCCGACCTGGTGCACCTGGGCGACGGCTCCACGGTCAACGGGGGCTGCGTCGTGCAGACACACCTGTTCCACGATCGTGTCCTGAGCATGGACCAGGTCACCCTGCGCAAGGGCGCCACGCTCGGACCCAACAGTGTGATCCTGCCGGCGGCGACGATCGGTCGGCACACCACCATCGGCCCTGCGTCCCTGGTGATGCGCGGGGAGTCGGTACCCTCCCAGACGCGGTGGGTCGGCAACCCGATCGGCCCCTGGGACGAGGAGGAGGACGAGTGAAGGGCGCCGACCCCTACATCTCCGGGCACGGAGACCTGCGGTATGACGTGACGCACTACGCCCTGTCCCTCACCTACGCGCTGCCCAGCAACAAGCTCGACGGCACGGCGGAGATCACCTGCCGGGCCGTCGGCGAACTCTCCCAGGTGGCCCTGGACCTGCGACTCAAACCGCTGAAGGTGTCCGTCGCCGGGCGCAAGGTCAGCCGGCACAGGGTGCTGGCCGGCAAGCTCACGATCACCCTGGCGGAGCCGGTCGCGGCGGGGGAGGAGTTCACGGTGACGGTGAAGTTCTCCGGCAACCCCGCACCGATCGCCAAACGTGGACAGGACGCGGCCGGGTGGGAGGAGCTGGATGACGGGGTGATCGTCGCCTCGCAGCCGCACGGTGCGCCGTCCTGGTTCCCGTGCAACGACCGGCCCTCCAGCAAGGCGACCTATGAGCTGACCCTCACCACGGCAGCGGACTATCAGGTGGAGTTCAGCGGTGAGCTGGTCACGCAGCAGCGTCGCGGTGCACAGCGCACCTGGACGTTCCGCCAGACCCAGCCGATCTCCTCGTACCTGGCCACCGTCCAGATCGGCCGCTATCAGGTGATCACGCAGAAGTCCGTGGTGCCGCTGCGGGTGGTCGGTCCGGCGGGCATCAAGAACAACGGCTTCTCGGCGTCCTTCGGCCGGCAGCCGGAGATGATGGCGCTGTTCGTGGACCGGTTCGGTCCCTACCCGTTCACCGGCTACACCACGGTGATCACCGACGACCCCCTGGAGATCCCGCTGGAGTCGGCCTCGCTGTCCACCTTCGGCCGCAACTTTGCTGCAGCGGACTGGGACTCGGTGCGCCTGGTGGCGCACGAGCTCGCCCACCAGTGGTTCGGCAACGCCGTGACAGCGCGGGAGTGGCGCGACATCTGGCTGCACGAGGGCTTCGCCTGCTATGCCGAGTGGCTCTGGTCGGAGGCCAGCGGTCAGCGCTCTGTGGCCGACTGGGCCCGCCACCACCACGCCATCCTCGCGGGAGCCTCCCAGAAGACGGTGCTCAGCGACCCCACCGCCTCGGAGATGTTCGAGGACTGGGTCTACAAGCGCGGGGCGCTGACCCTGCACGCCCTGCGCGCCGAGGTGGGTGACCAGGTCTTCTTCGACATCCTGCGCTCCTGGGTCGCCACGCACCGCGGCGGCTCGGTCAGCACGGCAGACTTCGTCGCGCACTGCTCGGAGGTTGCGGGGCGGGACCTGGCGGCCTGGTTCGGCCCCTGGCTGCACGAGACCGCCCTGCCGCCGCTGCCCTGACCGTCAGACGTGAGAGCCGGAAACCCTGTTGAGGCGCGCCCACTTCTCGGCCATCCTGCCTGCATGAGCAGCACCAGCCCGCCCGAGACCTGGCAATCCGTCCGACGCGAGGACGGCGAGCTGATCGGCTTCGTGGCACCTGACGGGGACGGCTGGCAGCCGCTGACGGTCTTTGGCCACCCGCTCTCCGGTGTCGGTGACCTTGAGGCGGCCGAGGAGCGGCTCCATGCGGTGGGGATGAGCTATCTCGCGGAGAAGTGGGAACTGCGTGATGGTCAGGACTGGATCAGCGCCCAGCTGGTCGAGGCCTCGCCCGCCGGTGTGACCGTGCAGCTCGTCGACTTCTTCGAGCACGCGGACCGTTATGGCGAGCGCACGCACCTCCGGGCGCCCGTGGGCACCGACCGGCTGCGGCTGTCCTGAGCTCAGGCCTCGGCACCGCGCCCAGGTCGGCACAGGTCGGGACCGTCCGGTTGAGTTCAGCCCTGGCCGGGATAGAAGCCCAACCGAGCCAGCGGTTCGACGAGCTGGTCCTCCTCATAGGCCAGGTGTGACAGGAGCGTGTCGCTGAGGGCGTTGACCGCCTCGTCGAGCGCAGAGAAGTCGTCAGGGGTGGCGACGAAGTCGATCAGCGCCCGGTCCACGGCCTCGATCACGTCGTGGATCGCGACATGCTCCTGCTCGAGGCGGTCCAGCACCGGGGCCA
Encoded here:
- the pntB gene encoding Re/Si-specific NAD(P)(+) transhydrogenase subunit beta, producing the protein MSLNLVQAAYIIAAVLFVLSLAGLSQHESARRGNALGIVGMTIALGATIWLAVERADNPGLTLALIIAAMALGASIGLWRARVVEMTGMPQLIAMLHSFVGIAAVLIGYNAYLEPGLLTGSEETVHLVEVFLGIFIGAVTFTGSVVAALKLSARINSNPLMLPHRHLLNLVALLVSAGLLAWFVMSHALLPLVLMTVIALAFGWHLVASIGGGDMPIVVSMLNSYSGWAAAAAGFMLGNDLLIVTGALVGSSGAILSYLMCQGMNRSFISVIAGGFGGEGATFEGDQDYGEHRESNAAEVAELLRAAKSVVITPGYGMAVARAQYPVADLTARLRKQGTEVRFGIHPVAGRLPGHMNVLLAEAKVPYDIVLGMDEINADLPDTDVVLVIGANDTVNPAAVDEPGSPIAGMPVLEVWKAQDVVVLKRSMASGYAGVQNPLFFRDNTRMLFGDAKEAVESVLKLL
- a CDS encoding HAD-IA family hydrolase, with amino-acid sequence MRDLTTELFDAVLFDNDGTLIDSRGPVVRSWVAWAVDHGVPPESLVGFHGVPSSGIVAAVAPHLDPVAATADIDRRELADLEGVVALPGAAEAVAAVGWRGAIVTSASRELLQLRLAAAGFTAPEVMITADDITRGKPDPQPYHLAAQQLGVDPTRCLVVEDAPAGLRSGRAAGAATIAVVTTSTAEELEPLADLVVEDLSAVSFALSEDGVRVVLR
- a CDS encoding saccharopine dehydrogenase family protein, encoding MTRDFDLILVGATGFVGRLTAAHLAAEAPDGMRIALAGRSTERLERLREELPQSARHWPLLTVDVTDPGDAASLAGRAMAIATTVGPYAVYGFPLAQACADAGTHYADLTGEVLFVHRTVSELHERARASGAQIVHACGFDSVPSDLGVWLTARQARADGAGGLTDTELVVRRLRGGLSGGTIDSMRQQVLAVRADASAAQLLSDRDALSGNGSPDTVEQSATAQGRTERQAPQRRGRGLGPVRQEPGSDRWRVPFFMGSFNVPIVRRSHALTPTGYGPRFRYRELQDTGAGVRGAVRGAGTMAALAGVGVGLSLAPTRAVLDRLLPAPGQGPSPEQRARGAFLMEITAQSESGVTYRTMVGAPLDPGYNGTAVMLGQSALALAAGEGAGGGVLTPATALGEALVLRLRAHGFTLETETVAGGSRS
- a CDS encoding AI-2E family transporter → MGERAREAARPTGRPSSQPGTEATSPQTTAETTNPQTTLLLDRANVWRVAWTVVAVFLLVRLLLFVQRDGGSILGMVILAWAASLALEPAVSRLARHMKRGWATLVVLVTLAGAAALFLYLFGGMLAEQLRTFVESLPSYVDSLNSMLSEYLDTDALLKRVGEPLDFGAVATSVAGGVFSVVATLLGSLFSVFTFAFFVFYLTADGPRLRSWLARLFPPGQQEVFTTVWDLAIAKTGGYVAARVVLAACSAVATSLFLLVIDMPYWLPLGIWTGVVAAFVPTIGTYIAVALPVLVGLVGENPAQGLFVLIFATVYQQVENLLLEPRISARAVEVHPAIAFGSVMLGAALFGVAGAFVAVPAAALGVALLEIYTRKYEVVEDGDTTAEGDTAGKDVSA
- a CDS encoding Pls/PosA family non-ribosomal peptide synthetase yields the protein MTERAPRIPAVFLAGDRAPAPRTLLDVFRRTVEDAPDALALDSGAQTLTYAEFLDTAEQLAGRLAEAGIGRGARVGVRIKSGTTDLYVAIIGTLLAGAAYVPVDADDPDERAQVVFAEADVAAVLGNDLSITPRAGGPTGTPGERPRPEDDAWVIFTSGSTGTPKGVAVTHRSAAAFVDAEARMFLQEHPIGPRDRVMAGLSVAFDASCEEMWLAWAYGACLVPAPRSLVRSGVDVGPWLVANDITIVSTVPTLVALWPPSSLDRVRLLIMGGEACPAELAARLQAPGREVWNTYGPTEATVVACGVILDGSDPVRIGLPLDGWDLAVVDGEGHPVAEGASGELIIGGVGLARYLDPAKDAEKYAAMPTLGWERAYRSGDVVVNDPVGLLFAGRADDQIKLGGRRIELGEIDGQLLRLPGVAGAAAAVRKTTSGNQLLVGYLAVDDSYDSETALALLRERMPAALVPRLAVVDDLPTKTSGKVDRDALPWPLRKTGAGPQGLTTLQTWIAEIWGDVLGAEVTSPKDDFFDFGGGSLTAAQTVGRLRERYPEVAVGDLYRNPRVGSLATALEKLGPGPARTDRTIPPIRRKTQVGQLLALLPLRTLAAARWIAWVLLGASLAHGILDLPWVPGPPLSLVALTALVFLVPPVRMALAAALIRTVLHGVGPGSWPRGGKVHLRVWLAGHIQDELAAVSVAGAPWLQWYARLLGARIGPGVDLHALPPVTGMLEIGKEASLEPEVDLTGYWIDGDRVHIGPITIGARARIGARSTLGPGAQVGAGAVIAPGSFVPAAVPAGQTWSGAPAEQVSETARGPWSLDRPPRGRHWWLGYALAGVVVAGLPPLAAVAGAATVWPTLRASETWQQALTAGLPWLPLAALVGYAVLGLLVLLVVRLCSLGLRPGFYPTRSASGLRIWLTFRVLDEARTWLFPYYSGAFTPLWLRLLGARVGRGVEASTVLLIPKLAHINDHAFLADDTLVGCYELGGGWIRVEHVKIGKRAFVGNSGMVSAGRKVPRESLVAVLSAAPQRTRVTKGSSWLGSPPTKLRRAADTVDSSRTYDPPTRLKVYRGLVETCRLVVLLLHVVLHVAVGATLLVLLAWHPLAAVALGGVVLMLAGLAAALLTVAAKWALVGRHTTQDHPLWSGFVWRSELADTFTEVLAAPWFASVTQGTVALNVWLRLLGAEIGRGVWCESYWLPEPDLVHLGDGSTVNGGCVVQTHLFHDRVLSMDQVTLRKGATLGPNSVILPAATIGRHTTIGPASLVMRGESVPSQTRWVGNPIGPWDEEEDE
- a CDS encoding Re/Si-specific NAD(P)(+) transhydrogenase subunit alpha, whose translation is MLIGVPTESTPGETRVAATPETVGRLRALGHEVIVQEGSGERASYPDELYAGAGATLDPGPGVWDADLVIKIDAPDEEEVRRLRQGAVLASQLSPAQRPELLELLATQGVTALAMDAVPRISRAQSLDVLSSMTNIGGYRAVIEAAHEYGSVFTGQHTAAGSVPPAKVFVIGAGVAGLAAIGTASSLGAVVRAFDIRPETGEQVESMGAEFVQIDLSDQDTSTDGYAKEMGEDLQRRAMEVYARECAAADIVITTALIPGRPAPQLVTADTVAAMRPGSVIVDMAARNGGNCELTEPGQVVSTHNGVKIVGYTDLPVRLPTQASQLYGTNIVNLVALLTPGKDGTFVLDLDDEVQRGLTVAHQGDVLWPPPPVTVSAAPPAPEPAAEPTAEPATKPPSRDPRRRMLAGGLAAVLFALVASVSPPAFLGHFTVFALAVIVGFYVISNVTHALHTPLLAETNAISGIILVGAILQVGNDNLLVRVLALGATVVASINVFGGFAVTGRMLRMFRREEAV